The following are encoded in a window of Aquipuribacter sp. SD81 genomic DNA:
- a CDS encoding ChaB family protein yields MPKTTRSGEPKQDELPSTLQRSDDKAQRTFAKTHDSAMESYDDEERANRTAYAALKHTHEKTGDHWEPKEDGRTGPSDAQAEGGVDTDRETKGGVDANATKEHLMERARELDVHGRSDMTKDELVDALQKANDRETRRARGD; encoded by the coding sequence GTGCCGAAGACGACGAGGAGCGGCGAGCCGAAGCAGGACGAGCTGCCGAGCACCCTGCAGCGCAGCGACGACAAGGCCCAGCGGACGTTCGCGAAGACGCACGACTCCGCGATGGAGTCCTACGACGACGAGGAGCGCGCGAACCGGACGGCGTACGCCGCGCTCAAGCACACGCACGAGAAGACGGGCGACCACTGGGAGCCCAAGGAGGACGGCCGGACGGGTCCGTCCGACGCCCAGGCCGAGGGTGGGGTCGACACCGACCGGGAGACCAAGGGCGGTGTCGACGCCAACGCCACCAAGGAGCACCTCATGGAGCGGGCCCGGGAGCTCGACGTGCACGGCCGCTCCGACATGACGAAGGACGAGCTCGTCGACGCCCTGCAGAAGGCGAACGACCGCGAGACCCGCAGGGCCCGGGGCGACTGA